One window of the Populus nigra chromosome 4, ddPopNigr1.1, whole genome shotgun sequence genome contains the following:
- the LOC133691617 gene encoding putative pentatricopeptide repeat-containing protein At1g77010, mitochondrial gives MDLDLQNLARFLQSLNTPHSIHQGRQLHILFFKKGLIQSTLSLANRLLQMYTRCGSMTDAHKLFDEMHHRNCFSWNTMIEGYMKSGNKERSIQLFDMMSNKNDYSWNVVFSGFAKAGEMEIARRLFNEMPNRNGVVWNSMIHSYARNGSPREAVRLFKELNLDPLDKSCCDTFVLATVLGACTDLGEIQCGKQIHARILIDNMELDSVLTSSLINLYGKCGDLDSAHCVLNRMEEPDDFSLSALITGYANHGRMNDARRAFYRKSNSCVVVWNSLISGYVTNNEEIEAFLLFNDMQKKGLKVDFSTLATILSACSSLCNSQHGKQMHAYACKVGLICDNVVACAFIDAYSKCGSLNDACKLFSEVKTYDTILLNSMITVYSNSGKIEDAIQIFNTMPSKSLISWNSMIVGLSQNGCPVEALDLFYTMNKLDLRMNRFNLASVISACASISSLELGEQIFARATVVGLDSDEVISTSLVDFYCKCGFIAIGRKLFDTMMKSDEISWNSMLMGYATNGHGLEALTLFNEMRHAGVRPTEITFTGVLSACDHCGLVEEGWRWFNIMQYDYHIDPGIEHYSCMVDLFARAGCLEEAMNLIKRMPFEADASMWSSVLRGCMAHGERDLGEKVAQQIIELDPENSGAYVQLSSIFATSGDWESSALVRKVMQERQVQKYPGYSWANC, from the coding sequence ATGGATCTAGATCTCCAAAATTTGGCTCGCTTTCTCCAATCCCTTAACACCCCTCATTCAATACACCAAGGAAGGCAGCTCCATATTCTCTTCTTCAAAAAGGGTCTCATACAATCTACTCTTTCACTAGCAAACCGCCTTCTGCAAATGTACACTAGATGTGGCAGCATGACCGATGCACACAAACTGTTCGACGAAATGCATCACAGAAACTGTTTTTCATGGAATACCATGATAGAGGGCTACATGAAGTCCGGGAATAAAGAAAGATCGATTCAGTTGTTTGATATGATGTCAAATAAGAATGATTATTCATGGAACGTGGTCTTTTCAGGGTTTGCAAAAGCTGGTGAAATGGAAATTGCTCGGAGGTTATTCAACGAGATGCCTAACAGAAATGGGGTTGTATGGAATTCGATGATCCACAGTTATGCTCGAAATGGGTCACCAAGAGAAGCTGTTAGGCTATTCAAGGAATTGAATTTGGACCCCTTGGATAAATCATGTTGTGATACGTTTGTGTTGGCTACAGTTCTTGGGGCCTGCACTGATTTGGGTGAAATTCAATGTGGCAAGCAAATACATGCCCGGATTTTGATTGATAACATGGAACTTGATTCGGTGTTAACTAgctcgttaattaatttgtatggaaaGTGTGGTGATTTGGATAGTGCACATTGTGTTTTGAATAGGATGGAGGAGCCAGATGACTTTTCCTTATCAGCATTGATCACAGGTTATGCGAATCATGGTAGAATGAATGATGCTCGAAGAGCATTTTATAGGAAAAGTAATTCGTGTGTTGTGGTATGGAATTCATTGATCTCAGGATATGTTACCAATAATGAGGAAATTGAAGCATTTTTACTCTTCAATGACATGCAGAAAAAGGGACTCAAAGTAGACTTCTCTACACTTGCAACCATTTTGAGTGCCTGCAGCAGCTTATGCAATTCTCAACATGGCAAACAAATGCATGCTTATGCTTGTAAAGTTGGATTGATTTGTGACAATGTTGTTGCTTGTGCTTTCATTGATGCATACTCCAAGTGTGGAAGCCTGAATGATGCTTGTAAATTATTTAGTGAGGTCAAAACCTATGACACGATTTTGCTCAACTCCATGATCACAGTGTATAGCAATTCTGGTAAAATAGAAGATGCTATACAGATCTTCAATACAATGCCTAGTAAAAGCTTGATATCCTGGAATTCAATGATAGTGGGTCTCAGTCAAAATGGTTGTCCAGTTGAGGCATTGGATCTTTTTTACACGATGAATAAACTAGATTTGAGGATGAACAGGTTTAACCTTGCTAGTGTCATCAGTGCTTGTGCTAGTATCTCTTCACTTGAACTTGGTGAACAGATTTTTGCTAGAGCAACTGTTGTTGGCCTTGATTCTGATGAGGTCATCTCTACTTCCCTAGTTGATTTTTATTGCAAGTGTGGATTTATTGCAATAGGAAGAAAACTATTTGACACAATGATGAAATCTGATGAGATTTCATGGAATTCAATGCTGATGGGGTATGCTACAAATGGTCATGGATTGGAAGCGCTAACATTGTTTAATGAAATGAGGCATGCTGGTGTCAGGCCAACTGAAATTACATTTACAGGGGTTCTATCTGCCTGTGATCATTGTGGATTGGTTGAAGAGGGATGGAGATGGTTTAATATAATGCAATATGACTATCATATTGATCCAGGGATTGAGCACTATTCTTGCATGGTTGATCTTTTTGCTCGTGCTGGTTGCTTGGAAGAAgcaatgaatttaataaaacgTATGCCTTTTGAGGCAGATGCTAGCATGTGGTCATCAGTTCTAAGAGGTTGTATGGCTCATGGAGAAAGGGATCTTGGAGAAAAGGTGGCACAGCAGATCATTGAGCTCGATCCTGAGAACTCTGGGGCTTATGTGCAGCTATCTAGCATATTTGCCACTTCTGGAGACTGGGAAAGCTCAGCACTGGTTAGAAAGGTAATGCAGGAGAGGCAAGTACAAAAATACCCTGGTTACAGTTGGGCTAATTGTTGA
- the LOC133691695 gene encoding pentatricopeptide repeat-containing protein At3g26540 — protein sequence MSGASILSSLLSNKTLNLQTRPANVKALTKQILSHLEANRLKQAVSILFASPDCFAYSLYAHLFQVCSSSRAIVEARKVESQLLGACPTPPTFLLNRAIDTYGKCRCLEDAKELFDEMPQRDGGSWNAMIRACLQCVRPEKALNYFGDMHKQGVYANEVTFSSALRACGDVLELCLSRQIHGLIVKYGFCGNVIVGSSLVDVYGKCEAMGESRRIFDEIENPNNVTWNIIVRRYLEVGDENEAVVMFFKMFRAKPRPLSYTFSNALVACSDMRAVKEGMQIHGVATKINFEEEEVVLSSLIDMYVKCGEIESARRVFDLPGSRDLISWTSMVSAYAMSGRMREARELFNEMPERNMVSYNALLAGYIRSLQWEEALDFVYLMCRTTESIDHITFQLMLNVCSGLSDVDMGKQVHGFVYRHGWLSNTVIGNALLDMYCKCGNLRSAGVWFHQMRESRDSVSWNVLLTSYARRQMSEQAMSIFREMQWETKPHKFIFATLLAACANTFALDQGKQIHGFMIRNGYDIDTVIAGALLDMYSKCRCLEYALIVFREADKRDLVLWNSMILGCCHLGRGKLALRLFGFMEEEGTKPDNVTFQGILLACVYEGHVDLARQYFNSMSSKYCIIPRLEHYECIIELLSRYGCMKELENFIKDMPFDPTVPMLTRVVDACKEHQCWRLGEWAAKRLDELSPSVPLPLEIADRTKFSLL from the coding sequence ATGAGTGGCGCTTCTATTCTCAGCTCTCTTCTCTCCAACAAAACCCTCAACCTCCAAACCCGACCTGCAAATGTCAAAGCCTTAACCAAACAAATCCTCTCTCACCTCGAAGCCAATCGCCTTAAACAAGCTGTTTCTATTCTCTTTGCATCTCCTGATTGCTTCGCTTATTCCCTTTATGCCCATCTCTTCCAGGTTTGCTCTTCCAGTCGTGCTATCGTCGAGGCTCGAAAGGTTGAATCGCAGTTACTTGGTGCCTGTCCAACGCCTCCAACCTTCCTCTTAAATAGAGCCATAGATACTTATGGAAAATGCCGGTGTTTGGAGGATGCAAAGGAATTGTTTGATGAGATGCCTCAGAGAGATGGCGGATCTTGGAATGCGATGATTAGGGCTTGCTTGCAATGTGTGCGCCCGGAAAAAGCGTTGAATTATTTTGGGGATATGCATAAACAAGGGGTTTATGCAAATGAGGTTACTTTTTCTAGTGCTTTGAGAGCATGCGGTGATGTTCTGGAACTTTGTCTTTCGAGGCAAATTCATGGGCTTATTGTGAAATATGGGTTTTGTGGGAATGTCATTGTTGGGAGTTCGCTTGTTGATGTGTATGGTAAGTGTGAAGCTATGGGTGAATCAAGGAGGATTTTTGATGAGATTGAGAATCCTAATAATGTTACTTGGAACATTATTGTTAGGCGGTATCTTGAGGTAGGTGATGAGAATGAGGCAGTGGTCATGTTTTTTAAGATGTTTCGTGCCAAACCTAGACCATTGAGTTATACCTTCTCTAATGCCCTTGTTGCATGTTCAGATATGCGCGCAGTCAAGGAGGGAATGCAGATCCATGGAGTTGCAACTAAGATTAACTTTGAGGAGGAAGAGGTAGTTTTGAGCTCACTTATTGATATGTACGTAAAGTGTGGTGAAATAGAAAGTGCTCGTAGGGTTTTTGACCTGCCTGGTTCGAGAGATTTAATCTCTTGGACTTCTATGGTGTCAGCTTATGCAATGAGTGGCAGAATGAGAGAGGCAAGGGAGCTTTTCAATGAGATGCCTGAACGGAACATGGTCTCATATAATGCATTATTGGCAGGGTACATCCGTTCCCTCCAATGGGAAGAGGCCTTAGATTTTGTTTATCTGATGTGCAGGACAACTGAAAGCATTGATCACATCACTTTTCAATTGATGCTTAATGTATGTTCTGGCCTATCAGATGTTGACATGGGGAAGCAGGTACACGGCTTCGTTTATCGTCATGGTTGGTTATCCAACACTGTTATTGGAAATGCCCTTCTTGACATGTACTGCAAATGTGGAAACTTGAGAAGTGCTGGAGTTTGGTTTCATCAAATGAGAGAGTCACGAGATAGCGTTTCCTGGAATGTTTTGTTGACCAGCTATGCTCGTCGTCAAATGAGTGAACAAGCTATGTCGATTTTCCGGGAGATGCAATGGGAGACAAAACCgcataaatttatatttgctACTCTTTTGGCAGCTTGTGCAAATACTTTTGCACTTGACCAGGGGAAACAAATTCATGGGTTCATGATCAGAAATGGTTATGACATAGACACTGTGATCGCAGGAGCGTTGCTTGACATGTACTCTAAATGCCGGTGCCTTGAATATGCTCTCATTGTTTTTAGAGAAGCTGATAAACGGGACTTGGTTCTTTGGAACTCCATGATTTTGGGTTGTTGTCACCTTGGAAGGGGTAAATTGGCACTTCGATTATTTGGATTTATGGAGGAGGAAGGAACCAAGCCAGATAATGTAACCTTTCAAGGTATCTTGCTTGCTTGTGTATACGAGGGTCATGTTGATTTGGCTAGGCAGTATTTTAATTCAATGAGCAGTAAATATTGTATCATACCAAGGCTGGAGCACTATGAGTGTATTATTGAACTCTTAAGTCGGTATGGGTGCATGAAGGAGCTTGAGAATTTTATTAAGGATATGCCTTTTGATCCCACTGTTCCCATGTTGACAAGAGTGGTGGATGCATGTAAAGAGCATCAGTGTTGGAGATTGGGAGAATGGGCTGCTAAACGACTCGATGAATTGAGTCCTTCAGTTCCTTTGCCCTTAGAAATTGCGGACAGAACCAAATTCAGCCTGTTGTGA
- the LOC133692631 gene encoding uncharacterized protein LOC133692631, protein MLDPGTKFPDNLQVHSRDSFNYHGVLSYGVLTRKTAETYYNHHGWNDMGMLGAQRRDVQGEDSGVCSPPLWRTSPPRSPQHRRNHYRSLSPSSRAQAIARGQKELTEMVSRMPEGCYELSLRDLVEQPMVVGDVKEERLSEDALRRGKEKKKKIEKKVQMNRSGSVNNEGFLLKMVFPFSFGSRKKKKNINSPQTINNSSKDGRVSPRPFLFDNGSEKTVDEEWWKNKFRQSKDSENGAGLTTSNSGSSKSSGSSSRSSRKSSSRNGRGGCWPFIFSKKGKAAG, encoded by the coding sequence ATGCTAGACCCTGGCACAAAATTCCCAGATAACCTGCAAGTCCATTCAAGGGACAGTTTTAATTATCACGGTGTCCTGAGTTATGGTGTTCTGACGAGAAAAACAGCGGAGACATATTACAATCACCATGGTTGGAATGATATGGGGATGCTTGGAGCTCAAAGAAGGGATGTACAGGGTGAGGACTCTGGGGTTTGTTCACCTCCCTTGTGGAGGACGAGTCCACCTAGAAGCCCCCAGCATCGCAGAAATCATTACCGGAGTCTTTCTCCGTCATCAAGAGCTCAAGCTATTGCTAGGGGCCAAAAGGAGCTCACGGAGATGGTAAGTAGAATGCCTGAGGGATGTTATGAGCTATCTTTAAGAGATCTTGTGGAGCAGCCAATGGTTGTTGGTGATGTTAAAGAAGAAAGGCTTAGTGAAGATGCTTTAAGAAGggggaaagagaagaagaaaaagattgaaaagaaaGTGCAAATGAATAGAAGTGGAAGCGTAAACAATGAAGGGTTTCTTCTGAAGATGgtgtttccattttcttttggttcaagaaagaagaaaaaaaatatcaatagtCCTCAGACCATCAATAACAGTTCAAAGGATGGAAGGGTTTCTCCAAGGCCTTTTCTATTTGATAATGGATCTGAAAAAACTGTCGATGAAGAGTGGTGGAAGAATAAATTCCGGCAATCTAAGGACAGTGAGAATGGTGCTGGATTGACCACCAGTAATAGTGGAAGCTCAAAAagcagcggcagcagcagcagaagcaGCAGAAAGAGCAGCAGCAG